From the Solanum stenotomum isolate F172 chromosome 4, ASM1918654v1, whole genome shotgun sequence genome, one window contains:
- the LOC125861777 gene encoding polypyrimidine tract-binding protein homolog 3-like — MSDPSKVVHVRNVGHEISENDLLQLFQPFGVITKLVMLRAKNQALLQMQDVPSAVKALQFYSNVQPSIRGRNVYVQFSSHQELTTMDQNAQGRGDEPNRILLVTIHHMLYPITVDVLHQVFSPHGFVEKIVTFQKSAGFQALIQYQVQQSSVSARNSLQGRNIYDGCCQLDIQFSNLDELQVNYNNERSRDFTNPNLPSEQKGKSSQQGYGDMYSFQGSGAHPGGFPQMGNAEAIAAAFAGGLPPGISGTNDRCTILVSNLNSDRINEDKLFNLCSLYGNIVSIKILRNKPDHALVQLGDGFQAELAVHFLKGAMLFEKRLEVNFSKYPNITTGPDTHDYSNSNLNRFNRNAAKNYRYCCSPTKMIHLSSLPQDVTEAEIIAHLEEHGPIINSKLFEMNGKQQALVLFDKEEQATEALVCKNATSLGSSTIRISFSQLQSI; from the exons ATGTCTGATCCTTCAAAGGTTGTTCATGTTCGCAATGTGGGGCATGAGATCTCGGAG AATGACTTGCTTCAACTATTCCAACCATTTGGCGTAATTACCAAACTTGTGATGCTTAGGGCAAAAAATCAG GCCCTCTTGCAAATGCAAGATGTCCCTTCAGCTGTGAAGGCATTGCAATTCTACTCAAATGTTCAACCCAGCATAAG GGGGAGGAATGTTTACGTTCAATTCTCATCTCACCAAGAATTGACAACTATGGATCAGAATGCACAAGGCCGTGGAGATGAG CCTAATCGAATTCTCTTAGTCACAATACATCACATGCTATACCCTATAACCGTGGATGTGCTGCATCAAGTGTTTTCTCCACATGGATTTGTAGAGAAGATTGTCACATTTCAGAAGTCGGCTG GTTTTCAAGCTTTGATCCAGTATCAAGTACAACAGAGTTCTGTTTCTGCAAGGAACTCACTTCAG GGGCGTAATATATATGATGGCTGCTGTCAGCTTGACATACAGTTCTCTAA CCTAGATGAATTGCAAGTGAACTACAATAATGAACGTTCAAGGGACTTCACTAACCCTAATCTACCATCAGAACAGAAGGGCAAATCCTCTCAA CAAGGATATGGAGACATGTACTCCTTCCAAGGTTCTGGAGCTCATCCAG GTGGATTTCCTCAG ATGGGAAATGCAGAAGCAATTGCAGCTGCGTTTGCTGGTGGTTTGCCACCTGGAATTAGCGGGACAAATGACAgatgtactattcttgtttctAATTTAAATTCAGAT AGAATAAATGAGGACAAACTTTTTAACCTGTGCTCTCTTTATGGAAATATTGTCAGCATTAAGATTCTGCGCAATAAACCAGATCATGCTTTGGTTCAGCTGGGTGATGGGTTCCAGGCAGAGCTGGCTGTTCACTTTTTGAAG GGTGCTATGTTATTTGAAAAGCGTCTGGAAGTCAACTTCTCAAAGTACCCCAATATTACTACAGGGCCGGACACACATGACTACTCAAATTCAAATCTCAACCGCTTTAACCGTAATGCTGCTAAAAACTATAGGTATTGCTGCTCCCCTACCAAGATGATCCACCTATCCTCCTTGCCCCAGGATGTAACGGAGGCAGAGATTATTGCACATTTGGAGGAGCATGGTCCCATCATCAATAGTAAGCTTTTTGAGATGAATGGCAAACAGCAAGCTCTTGTTCTTTTTGACAAGGAGGAGCAGGCAACTGAGGCACTCGTATGCAAAAATGCTACATCTCTTGGTAGCTCAACCATCCGGATTTCATTTTCTCAGTTACAGAGCATCTGA